The Enterobacter asburiae genome window below encodes:
- a CDS encoding helix-turn-helix transcriptional regulator, which produces MSRSLLTNETSELDLLDQRPFDQTDFDILKSYEAVVDGLAMLIGSHCEIVLHSLQDLKCSAIRIANGEHTGRKIGSPITDLALRMLHDMTGADSSVSKCYFTRAKSGVLMKSETIAIRNREHRVIGLLCINMNLDVPFSQIMSTFIPPETPDVGSSVNFASSVEDLVTQTLEFTIEEVNADRNVSNNAKNRQIVLNLYEKGIFDIKDAINQVADRLNISKHTVYLYIRQFKSGDFQGQDK; this is translated from the coding sequence ATGTCCAGGTCGCTTTTAACCAACGAAACCAGTGAACTTGATTTGCTGGATCAACGTCCTTTCGATCAGACCGACTTCGATATTCTGAAATCCTACGAAGCGGTAGTGGACGGGTTAGCGATGCTCATTGGCTCCCACTGCGAAATCGTATTGCACTCCCTGCAAGATCTAAAGTGTTCCGCCATCCGCATTGCGAATGGTGAGCATACTGGCCGTAAAATTGGTTCGCCAATTACCGACCTTGCATTGCGTATGCTGCATGACATGACCGGCGCGGACAGCAGCGTCTCCAAATGCTATTTCACCCGCGCCAAAAGCGGCGTGCTGATGAAATCAGAAACCATCGCGATTCGAAACCGCGAGCATCGTGTTATTGGGCTGCTGTGCATCAACATGAACCTTGATGTGCCATTCTCGCAAATCATGAGCACCTTTATTCCACCTGAAACGCCGGACGTTGGCTCCTCAGTTAACTTTGCCTCCTCTGTTGAAGATCTGGTGACGCAGACGCTTGAGTTTACGATTGAAGAGGTGAATGCCGATCGCAACGTCTCAAACAACGCCAAGAATCGTCAGATCGTGCTCAATCTTTATGAAAAAGGGATTTTTGATATTAAAGACGCCATCAACCAGGTGGCCGATCGTCTGAACATCTCCAAGCACACGGTCTACCTCTATATTCGCCAGTTCAAAAGCGGCGATTTCCAGGGACAAGACAAGTAA
- the tusD gene encoding sulfurtransferase complex subunit TusD, giving the protein MRFALMVTGPAYGTQQASCALQFAHALLAAGHELASVFFYREGVYNANQFTSPASDEFDLVRAWQALNETQGVELHICVAAALRRGVTDATEAARLGLSGSNLQPGFSLSGLGALAQAALTCDRVVQF; this is encoded by the coding sequence ATGCGTTTTGCATTAATGGTGACAGGCCCGGCGTACGGCACTCAGCAGGCCAGCTGCGCGCTGCAGTTTGCGCATGCGCTACTGGCGGCCGGACATGAGCTGGCGAGCGTCTTCTTCTATCGGGAAGGGGTGTATAACGCGAATCAGTTTACGTCACCGGCGAGCGATGAGTTCGATCTGGTGCGCGCCTGGCAGGCATTAAACGAAACGCAGGGCGTAGAACTGCACATCTGCGTGGCGGCGGCACTGCGCCGCGGGGTGACCGATGCAACCGAAGCCGCACGTCTTGGTTTATCGGGTTCTAACCTGCAGCCCGGCTTTTCGTTGAGTGGTCTGGGGGCACTGGCACAGGCGGCATTAACCTGCGACAGAGTGGTGCAATTCTGA